AGCAGGTGTCCAAACTTCATTCATTTCAGGAATACTTGGAGTCAATTCTGAGAACTGCGACTGTTGTGCGACAGCTTGAGCTGCTTCACTTTCCGCAACTACAGGATCCTCTGCCAATGCTTTAACAGCTGGCACTTCGCCTGTAATTTCATATCTTGTTTTTGAATTTTCTTCATTTGTTATGAATTCAACAAATTCTTCTGCAAGTTCTGGATTTTTAGCATATGTGCTGACATTGTAACTTTTCACACCAACAAACGCACTCATGTTTTCACCATTTGCTAATTCAGGTAATTTCATAACGCCATAATTAATGCCTGCTTCTTCATATGGACCTAAATTCCATGGACCAGAAATAACCGCAGCAGCTTTACCTTCAGAGAATAAAGAATCTAACACGTTAATACCTTGTTCCCCAACTAAACCTGATGGGAAAAGACCTTCATCATAAAACTTTTGAATTGATTCTGCCCCTTCAATAGCACCTTCGTTGTTTAACCCAATATCAGTTGGGTCAAAGTTACCGTCAGCATCTTTCCCAAATACATATCCGCCATAACCACTTAATACACCATTGGCATAGTAGATTTGATCAAATAGAGCTAATAAACCATAGTTTTCTCCTTCTGTTAACTCAAGAGATAGCTCATACCAACCATCTAAAGTAGTAGGCACTTCGTCTTCTGAAACAAGATCTTTGTTATAGAAAAGCACGTTTGTTTCAACTGCTTTTGGTAAACCATAAACTTTACCATCGTAAATTTGAGAATTCATCGCAACATCTGTGTAGATAGATTGTACGTCTTCGCTTACATCTAATTCTTTAAGTAAACCTTCTGTAACAGCTGTACCAATTTGATCACCAGGCATTGTGAAAACATCTGGGCCTGTACCAGCTGGTCCATCCAAACGTAAGTCTTCCACTTGTTGTGCATAAGCTTTTTCGATTACTTCTATTTCAACATCATGTTCTTCTTCAAACACAGCGATTGCAGCTTCTATACCTGCAGATTTATCAATATCTGCCCAAACAGTTAATTCTTTCGTTTCTTCTGCATTTTCACTCGAATCCGATGAATCTCCAGAGTCCCCATCGCTCTCCTGAGGTCCACAAGCAACTAAAGCAAAAAGTAACGCTGTAAAACTAATAAGTCCTAAGTATTTTTTAAATCTTATCATTAGGATACATCTCCCTTTTAATTAATGAGTTGTAATAAAGCGCTTTCTTAAATAATGAAAACGTTTTATCGATATAAATATAGCACAAGAAACAATATAAGTAAACAAAATTTTTACCTTTTTGTTATTATATTTTTACCTTTATTAAGTAAAATATTTTACTTAGTAATTAAACTATTTTACTAGAAGTAGAGAATAATTCTTTGCTTCCATCTAACTTAGATAACAAAAGAAAGGCTATTACCAACGATTATTCGCATGGTAATAGCCTTTCTTTGTCACCCTCAACTAGTTTAGTTTGTACTTTTTCTAATTATCATTTCTGGACCGAGATATAATGTTTTTACTATTTTACGCTTCTCTACCACTCTTTCTACTAATAACTCCAACGCATTTTTGCACATTTCATGGATATCAATATCGAATGTAGTGAGCGGTGGTGAGATATATTTTGCAACACTAATATTATTAATTCCGATAATAGATACTCTGTTTGGAATCGCAATAGCCGCTTCGTTTAATGCTTGTAAACAGCCAACCGCAATCGGATCAGCAGCCGTAAAAAAAGCAGTCGGTAATTGATCACCCAGTGTTTCCACAGCATTGTTCATTAAGTGATAGCCATTTGCGACAGAGAACCCTCTGTGACAAAAGATAAAATCTTCATTTAACAAACCTTTTTCCGCCATATACTGCCGAAATGTTCGTTCTCTAATATCCATTTCATCTTCATGAGTATTAGGATTGCGAAAAGTCCCACCTATAAATCCAATTTCTTTATGTCCTTTTTCCACTAAAAAGTCAACTGTTCTTCGGGTCACCTGCGCTAAATCCGGTCTTACTGAATCAAAATGATAAGGATCAGGTGTCGCATCGATAAAGACGCCATTTGGTGTTAACTCCCTTAGTTGAACTAACTCTTTATTGGAAAAGGTCCCCACAGCAATAAATCCTTCAATATCATCTGGAATCCGCTCTATTCCTTCATTAATTTTATAAGTTGTAAGTTCAACATTGAATTTCTTGGCCAATTTATCTAATTCTAAACGCATCGCTTTAAAATAGACATCTTCTAGTTCCTCAATGTCTGTTAACCAGTATAAAAATACAATATTCTTAATTAATGGACGCATCACTTTCTTCTTATAATCCAGTTGATCAGCAACCTGATACACTTTCTCACGCATCTCGTCTGAAACAGAAAGTTTTGGATCATTATTCAATACCCGAGAAACCGTTGTAATAGAACAACCTACCGTTTTCGCCACATCTTTAATCGTCGCCATCGCTTCTTCCTCCCACCAAAATTACCTTCACATCAACTCAAAATATATATAGAAAAGCACTACATTTAATAATATTTAGTAAAACATTTTACCTTTAGTTTATCGTATTGAAAATAAATGTCAAGGGCAGGTTTTATTGGGGGGTTAATCAAGAGTTATCTGATAGAAGAAAACGGCTAATCCCAAAACTGTAGCATTAGTTCGGGGTTAAAATATATAAAGCTTCCTATTAAAATCGCGTTGTAACTTTTTTATCTATTTATGAAAATTTTTAATTTAAATCTTTTGATTTTAATTCATAAAATTAAGGGTATATACTTATAAGACACCCTTACCATTTGGGCTCTTGAATTAATATTGAGGAGGTTTTTCACATGAATAAAGTTGCAGTTATAACCGGCGGTGGTAGTGGATTAGGACAAGCAACAGCACTACGTCTAGCTGAAGAAGGTATTAACATTGCAGTAGTAGACGTTAATGAACAAGGTGGAAATGAAACAGTAGAATTGCTGAAGAAATCTGGAGTGGATGCTATTTTCATTAAAGCTGACGTAGCTAAAGTCGACGAAGTCAAAAATTATGTTGAGAAAACTGTTGAGAAGTTTGGTTCCATTGATTATTTCTTTAACAATGCTGGTATTTCAGGCAGTGGTAAATACTACTTAGATACGGATATTAAAGAAATTGAACAAATCGTTGGCATCAATCTGATGGGAGCATTGTATGGTGTTCGCTACGTAGCTGAAGTGATGTTAAAGAATGGCGGAGGTTCAATTGTTAACACTGCATCAAGCGCAGGCGTAATAGGACAAGACTCTGTTGTAACGTATTCAGCAACAAAACACGGTATCATTGGATTAACAAAGAGTATGGTTGCTGAATATGCCAAGGATGGATTGCGTGTCAATGCCATTGCTCCAGGACCTACAGAAACGCCAATGGTGAAGGAATTCTTTGATGCGAATCCTGAAATGAAAGAAAACGCAGAAAATGGTATACCACAAAAACGTTTGGGTACCCCTGAAGAAGTCGCTGAACTAGTGGCATTCTTACTAACTTCTAAAGCACAATATATAAATGGTGATGTGATTAGAATTGATGGTGGATTCACGAATACAAAATAATCTTTAACACTAAATATAGATTTATATATAAATAGGCAAACACTGATTTTAAGCGTTTGCCTATTTATGCTGTATATATTATGAAAAGTCACTATAAATGGTAAGCAAAATTTTTATTCGTATTTTAAATGAAATCAAGATTAATAAGAACCAAAAAAAAAGCAGAGAACCTTTAAACTGGCACCCATAGGAGAAGAAACATCCGTATATTCAGCCATCAATAATCAGAGTTTCGTCGCTCGAGTCGATACAAAAGCTTATCACAAGCGGACTTTGCTAGATATGATATTAACACTGTTTACTAATGTAGCTAGCCAGCATAATCCACTCATGAACTATTCACTCATCGTTAATCTTGTGCCAATGCATCAACAAATCTTTGTGTAATTTGCTGTGGTCTTGTAATTGCACCACCTACAACGACCGCATGAACATTACTATCTAGAACGGACCTTGCGATAGTTGGCGTCGAAACATTTCCCTCTGCCAAAACCTTTGCTTTAGTCACTTTTTTTACAATTTGTTTAATAACGTCATAATCATGATCATCAATTTTCAATCCATTCGTTTTCGCTGTATAGCCGTATAAAGTCGGCGCCACTATATCAAACCCTAACTCATCGGCAAACATTGCTTCTTCAACCGAAGAGACGTCCGCCATCAACAAGAGATCAGGATACTTAGATCTTATCTCTTTATAAAATGTAGCTAAATCGCAACCATCAGGTCGAAGTCGATTTGTCGCATCTGTGGCAATGATCTCGACACCAGTTTCTGCTAAGGCATCGATCTCTTTCATCGTAGGTGTAATAAAGACTGGATGGTCTTTGTACACTTGTTTAATGATGCCAATGACCGGCAACCCTACTTGTTTTTTGATTTCGACTATGTCCGAAACGGAGTTGGCACGAATCCCAACAGCTCCACCTTCTTTTGCAGCTACTGCCATACGCCCCATGATGAAAGAACTGTGTAACGGTTCCCCTTCTAAAGCCTGGCAAGAAACAATTAATCCCTTTTCAATCTTATCTAACACTTGATGCATATCCAAACACGTCCTTACTATAAAATCTTATTACTCAACGATTTACCAAATTGCTGAGCTTTCTCAAAAATTTTCTTCATCAAGTCTATCTTATTTATGTTTTATAAGTGTTATGTGGTAACTCACTTAAACTTATACTCCTATCATATAGTCCAGCTTATCGTTATTCAATGGTGTTATAAATGTTTTCATTATCTTATCTTCAACAATTAAAATACAAAAAAACTACTTGAAAGGAGTGTTACTCCAAATCAAGTAGCTTTTTATGTTCATGCGTGTTCTTAGTCAAAAGACAAGATGTCTCTTTCGCCTTGCGCTGTTTTGCCAAACTTTTTCACACTAACTTTTGTCGAATCGGTAAAGACCACAGGAACTACATAAGATGAAGCCGATTTCTTAATAATTTCTACATTAAACTGTAAAATTTCTTGTCCTACCTTTATCTTATCCCCATCGTTAACAAGGGCAGTGAAGCCTTTCCCATTTAACTGAACCGTATCAATGCCTACATGAATGAGAATTTCATATCCTTTCGCGGATTTAATTCCAATCGCATGTTTTGTTGGAAACACCTTAATGATTTCCCCATTAACAGGTGAAACCACAGAACCAGCGACTGGAATAATTGCAAAGCCGTCCCCCATCATTTTTTCCGAGAAAACAGGATCTTCCACTTCTGTGATGTCAATAATTTCACCCTCAATTGGCATAACAAACTCATCAACCGCGGTTACTTTATTTTTATTCTTAAATAGACCAAACATAAAGATCCTCTCCCATTACATTCATTTTTTATATTATCCTAATGATATGCTCAATTATTATTGAACCAATTTAGTAATCTATATAAATTACAGGGGAGATAATCATCTAAGATACAAATTATCTGTATTTTTGTAGGAAGTTCACTGTTTTTCTTACCTATACTCAAAGTAACATAATAGACACCGATATCAATAAACCTGTTAGATTTCTTAACAGAGGATTAGGAACGGATCTATAGAAGTTATTGTTCTTTGTGATTACAGATTCGACAGCCATAGCTGGTATGTATGACCATAATGTGTTCAGTTTTATCAAGCAAAACGATTTCCCTTAGTTTGTTTAGCAGTTACACAAGCACCCTACCTCCTACTCAAACACCATGAACATTTATTCGACATAAAACTGAAAATGACCAGGCACCTGAAAACACACATAACACCATAACGATATTTCATCACTTCAAAATATCACTATTATTTACTTTGATGTATTTTAAACTATAATATAATCAATAAATATTCTAACGAGGTGTTAAGAATGAAAAAGCCTTATCCATTACCACTTCTATCACACACATTTGATGCTGAATCTGAACTTACTTTTTATAAGAAAGTCGTTGAAGCCTCATCCGTGTTGGAAAAGCTGAAACAAAAAATTCATTATTCTTTAATCAGTGAATCATTTCTGCAATTATTAACACTACATGAGTCTGTTCAATCTACAAGAATTGAAGGAACCAAAGTGACTTTTAGTGAAATGCTAGAAGATGAAATTGATCAAAAAAAGGACTGGGAGAATGTTGAAGTTCGTAATTACCAAAGAGCATTAAAAATTGGTGTTGAAATCATACAGACAGGATATCCATTATCGGAACGATTGATTCGTGATATCCATAGCGAGTTGATGAAAGATAATCGTGGTTCTACAAGTGCTGCAGGTGAATATAGGACCATCCAGAATTTTATCGGACCTACAAAGCAATTAAAAGATGCTTCTTATATTCCGCCTGAACCACAATTAATGGGAGAATATATGGCCAATTTAGAGAGATATATTAATGGGCATCCATACTTAGATGAAGAAATGGACACACTTCACCCTTTAATTAAAGTAGCAATCATCCATGCACAATTTGAATCTATTCACCCTTTTTTAGATGGAAACGGTCGGTTAGGAAGGATTCTAATCGTACTTTATATGTTGCAATCCAATATAATTGACTCCCCGTTCTTTTTCCTAAGTGAAGAACTAGAGAAAGAAAAGTTTAAATATTATACAATGTTAAACGGTGTTCGTGCACTAAACAAATTCGAACCTGATTGGGATAGTTGGATAACCTTCTTCCTTAATGCAACGATTCGAATGGCGGAACGACAATTTAATAAACTTGAACAAGCAGAAAGATTATATAAAGAAGGATTAAGTAAATTGAAACAACCTTCTACTGAAAAAGTTTGGGGAGCCCTTTTTAAATATCCTATTGCAACAGTGCATCAAATAGTAAACGATACTAGTTTAGCTCCTGTGACTATCCGAAAAAGTCTAAACGAACTTGTTCACTTGAAGATGATTTATGGGGACGATAGAAAAAGAAATAGAAGATTCTATCATTACGACCTCATTCGAATTATGAATGATTAAAAAAACTAACCAGTCTTGACATAGAGATCAGCTTATAATGGCAATTACTTCAAGTGCCATTAAGAGCTTTGTATAGAGATATCTCTGCAGGGCTTTTTTTGTTTGTCATTAAACTGGAACCGTCCCCAGCTTCCTATTAAGCAAGTAACAATGAAACTAACCAGTCAGAGGGAACCAGCTCTCTATTGTTAATTTTTATGTATCTTTGAACCTTTAATATACCTTTTTAGTTCTTCATAAAACTGTTCTCTTGTTCCTGCAAGGATTACAAGTACAACATTCCCATTTTCATCTTCTTCAATTGCATAAGCTACTTCATAAGAAGTGCCGTTATGTTTTATATCATAACCATAAACTCCAGCCAGATCACCTTTTTTCGGTTCACCTACATAAAAAGGGTCTAGCTGAATTTCTTTAAAAGCAGATTTAAATTTTTCTTTTAAAGGCTTATCTTTCATTTTTTTTATAAACTTTTTTGTTGCTGAAGAAGTAATTAAATCATAGTGCATCATCGTCTTCTCCAAATAAATCGTCAATCGTTGTTTTTTCTCCTGAATATTTAGTATCAGCTACCAACTTATCAACGGCATTTCCTATTTGAGATTTACGATGTTTAAATTCCACCATCAGATCTTCCCCTTGATAACCTTCCCTTATAAGGTCTCCTAAGATATCCTCAGAAAAATCATCAAAGTTTTCACTTATTGGCTTTAAAATTAAATGATTTCCGTATAGTTCCAAACTAACTTCTTCACCAATATTTAACTGGTCATAAAATTCTTTAGGAATGCTAATCTGCCTTTTACTTGAAACGGCAATTCGTTTAGCCTTTCTGGGACGATTTGGCATGGCAGCTCTCTCCGCTTCTTTTTGTATCATTACCATAAGTTATGTCCTCTCCATCGCATAATATACCGATTTCTTTGTTTGTTTTTTCCTTGTTTCTTTGTTTCTTTGTTTCTTTGTTTCTTTGTTTAATAATAACATATTGCTATCAAAAAGACTACCCTAGCCAATAAGCCTTTCATTGCCCTTTTCCTAAAATATACTTAACTTTGATTAAAAATACCTCATATAAAATCATGCTAATGGGAAGCGCCAAATACTAACTATTCTTCCGAAAAGAACAAATCATTTAATTTATCCATCTCAAGGATACGCTCACAGATCTCTTTATTTAAAGACTTTTTTCAACCGAAAAGTCCTTGCTACGATTTCTCTCACAAGACTTTCCCTCACACATCCACAACGTTCATACGACTTAACACAGATAGTGACAGACACTTGAAAATAAACTCCCCAAAATACCCTTTAATTTCCATTAAACACACTATAGTTTGTACTCATTTCTTATTCATTCTTGGAAAATAAATAAGAGGGCCTACAAATGACACGTGAACAATTCAAAAGAAGTTATGGGCAATACATACAGAATCAACGAAATATCCAGGAGCTGTCACAGGAAGAATTGGCCTATCAAATTGGCATCAGTACGGAGGCTATCGGACGGATTGAAAGAGGAATTACTTCTCCAAGTTTAACAAGTAGTCTGTTGCTAGAAGAGAAACTACATCTTGATCATACGTATATTAAGAATCTATTACATCATTCTAGTGACTCCGAATCATAGTCGCGCTTATTTATGCTATCGAAAAGGGTAGATATCTATGTTAAAAATAAGTACGTTCTATCAAATTAATCGCAATACACTAGCAATCCTTCCTGCTATGACTGTGGACTATCAAGCAATTGTGCGGGAAACGAAGCGTGAGTTGCTTGTCCAACAAACACCACTCACAATCATAAAAACCAATTGCATAGCAGGCGCTGCCTCTTATCAAGGACGACAAAAAGCAGCAAGTAAGCTAATTGGTTCAACCCGTAAAGTACCTATACTTATCTATGAACGTGCACAGATTTATGCATTTCCCACGCAATCACCTAGCAACTTTAGCTGTAGTTGGGTGTTTGCCAAGCATATACATAAAATAATCGAACACCCACAAGCAAGAAGTAAACAAACCCAATCAACGATCATCTTTCGTAATGGCACGACAATTGACTTCGAAGAATCTGCTTATCAACTACAAAACCAACTAACTCGCACATTAAAACTACACTATGCGATTAAAGATGCGAACTTACAACCTGTCTAAACTGTAATAAAATAGACATAAAATCAGAAGGACTTAAACAAGAGAATAATGTAGAATGGAAGTAATCTATTAAAAGGAGATCGACTAATGACCAACCAAAATCTTAGCTTCCTAGTAGACGAAAACATCGCAGCACATTCTTATTATGAAGGTATGTTAATTCATCCAACAAACCCAATACACGGCATGGCTGTCATGCGTAGTAATGCCAGTGACCTCATCTTAGACATTTATAAAATAACCTTGCGTGACGAAACAACCTATCATATCGAACGGCATTTACTTCATAAAGCATTCAAATCAGAAGATGATGTCCAAGCATTTCTTCATACCTTTTCTACCTTAAGAGAAAGTGAATTCAACGCGTTTATTGAAGTAAATTATTGAAGAAGCAGCGAAAAGTTCTCTGCTTCTTCAATAATTCTACTATTTCATTATATTTTAGCAGCTACACTCTCCCTCTATCGTCAGGGTCCTGGATTTTTACTGTTATCACCATATTTCTTCTACCCATCCTGGATTGTCTATAAATGGATTGCGATTATGTTGATAATCAAGATAAATTATTTCATTCCTTTCTCTTTCAAAGTCATCTACTGGGTCTTGTTCATTCCATTCTTTTAAAGTTGAAAGTTTACCGTGTAAAGGCGAAGAACCGTTATTTACAGATCCAGAAACCTCTAAGTCTAACTCACCATTATCCCCTTCATAACGTACTGCCATGTAAAAAATCATGCGTGCAACATCGCCTTTAACTTCATCACGAGGTTCCCAAGAATCACTGTCTGCATATGTGTCTGGTGCTTCGCCTTGTGCGGTACCCCCATTATCAAATTCTTTATTCCCTCTTGAGCTATTGACAGTCATATCCGTAGGACGCAAGTCAATTACAAGATAACTCGGTTCAAACCGTAGAAGGTTATATAGTAGGTAAACCAATTTCTTCATCTTCCATCCAAACATCAAATTTCAGTGATGATTATTCTTTGGCAATTGCTGATGACACACCTCATATTACGCCCATCCCGGTCTTAAAAATACAAATCAATTCACGTTAGACAGTAGTTCTGATCCTACTGGAGACTATTATGATAATGCTATTGGCAAGACGGGATCTAACCTGAAATCGGCACTCCATAATATTATTGATGATCATACCGAGCTTTCCTATAATGACGTTTGGGATGCTCTTCGTTCTACAGATGAAGATCCAAACAACTCGAATAATGTTATTATCCCACTGTAAAATTTTTAATTTATCTCTATTTCGATTACAGAACATAAAGAGTGCAGGGAGAATGGATCAAGTTCAAATGCTTCTTTTACTATAATTGCTAGGCCATCAATTGACTTTCTAAGGTCCGTAGGACCACTACAAGCTAAATAGACCCTTTCATAGTATGGATGAATCATTGATACTACAATAAATGTAATACATCAGATACAAGTTGACGATCAACCTGTGGTTTTACTTCCACTGATAGCTTATCTATCTTAATAATGATAGATGAATGCTCATCGATGTTAGCCGAATGGCTAATTTCTAACCAATTGCTAGAAGAAATATTATCTGTTTGTTGATCAAACTTACGTTTCCAGTAATACATTTGATGAATATTAATATTTTTTTTGCGGTACCAAGCAGCCATACTAAGGCCACTATCGCTCCATTGGTCCATACTTGCCTCCCATTCTAACTGTTTATCTGACATGAAAAGCCTCCTTCGAGATTTAATCTATGAAGATTATCTCATCTGGAGGCTGTGATGAATACGCGTGAAGTATTTGACGCTTATATTTCATCTAACACAGCCCTCTAAACTTTCAATTCAATTAATTCAAAAAATTTCAACCAAAAAAGCCTTGCTGCGATTTTCCTCACAAGACTTCTCAACTTATAGTGGTCATACTAATCAAAATCTAGTTGAAACAGGATTATTCGAGAAGTGACAGGCACCCGAAACTATTCTTAGGGTATAGGGTATATCATAAGAAAAACCGTTTTGAAACCAATTATGTAGTGAAGAGACCTAATTAAATGAGACAAAGGAAAAAGC
The nucleotide sequence above comes from Paraliobacillus zengyii. Encoded proteins:
- a CDS encoding extracellular solute-binding protein; the protein is MIRFKKYLGLISFTALLFALVACGPQESDGDSGDSSDSSENAEETKELTVWADIDKSAGIEAAIAVFEEEHDVEIEVIEKAYAQQVEDLRLDGPAGTGPDVFTMPGDQIGTAVTEGLLKELDVSEDVQSIYTDVAMNSQIYDGKVYGLPKAVETNVLFYNKDLVSEDEVPTTLDGWYELSLELTEGENYGLLALFDQIYYANGVLSGYGGYVFGKDADGNFDPTDIGLNNEGAIEGAESIQKFYDEGLFPSGLVGEQGINVLDSLFSEGKAAAVISGPWNLGPYEEAGINYGVMKLPELANGENMSAFVGVKSYNVSTYAKNPELAEEFVEFITNEENSKTRYEITGEVPAVKALAEDPVVAESEAAQAVAQQSQFSELTPSIPEMNEVWTPADAALQTIATGKADPEEALNQAVETIEGQIEANHAGQ
- a CDS encoding LacI family DNA-binding transcriptional regulator codes for the protein MATIKDVAKTVGCSITTVSRVLNNDPKLSVSDEMREKVYQVADQLDYKKKVMRPLIKNIVFLYWLTDIEELEDVYFKAMRLELDKLAKKFNVELTTYKINEGIERIPDDIEGFIAVGTFSNKELVQLRELTPNGVFIDATPDPYHFDSVRPDLAQVTRRTVDFLVEKGHKEIGFIGGTFRNPNTHEDEMDIRERTFRQYMAEKGLLNEDFIFCHRGFSVANGYHLMNNAVETLGDQLPTAFFTAADPIAVGCLQALNEAAIAIPNRVSIIGINNISVAKYISPPLTTFDIDIHEMCKNALELLVERVVEKRKIVKTLYLGPEMIIRKSTN
- a CDS encoding SDR family NAD(P)-dependent oxidoreductase, whose protein sequence is MNKVAVITGGGSGLGQATALRLAEEGINIAVVDVNEQGGNETVELLKKSGVDAIFIKADVAKVDEVKNYVEKTVEKFGSIDYFFNNAGISGSGKYYLDTDIKEIEQIVGINLMGALYGVRYVAEVMLKNGGGSIVNTASSAGVIGQDSVVTYSATKHGIIGLTKSMVAEYAKDGLRVNAIAPGPTETPMVKEFFDANPEMKENAENGIPQKRLGTPEEVAELVAFLLTSKAQYINGDVIRIDGGFTNTK
- a CDS encoding N-acetylmannosamine-6-phosphate 2-epimerase; this encodes MHQVLDKIEKGLIVSCQALEGEPLHSSFIMGRMAVAAKEGGAVGIRANSVSDIVEIKKQVGLPVIGIIKQVYKDHPVFITPTMKEIDALAETGVEIIATDATNRLRPDGCDLATFYKEIRSKYPDLLLMADVSSVEEAMFADELGFDIVAPTLYGYTAKTNGLKIDDHDYDVIKQIVKKVTKAKVLAEGNVSTPTIARSVLDSNVHAVVVGGAITRPQQITQRFVDALAQD
- a CDS encoding PTS sugar transporter subunit IIA, translating into MFGLFKNKNKVTAVDEFVMPIEGEIIDITEVEDPVFSEKMMGDGFAIIPVAGSVVSPVNGEIIKVFPTKHAIGIKSAKGYEILIHVGIDTVQLNGKGFTALVNDGDKIKVGQEILQFNVEIIKKSASSYVVPVVFTDSTKVSVKKFGKTAQGERDILSFD
- a CDS encoding Fic family protein; its protein translation is MKKPYPLPLLSHTFDAESELTFYKKVVEASSVLEKLKQKIHYSLISESFLQLLTLHESVQSTRIEGTKVTFSEMLEDEIDQKKDWENVEVRNYQRALKIGVEIIQTGYPLSERLIRDIHSELMKDNRGSTSAAGEYRTIQNFIGPTKQLKDASYIPPEPQLMGEYMANLERYINGHPYLDEEMDTLHPLIKVAIIHAQFESIHPFLDGNGRLGRILIVLYMLQSNIIDSPFFFLSEELEKEKFKYYTMLNGVRALNKFEPDWDSWITFFLNATIRMAERQFNKLEQAERLYKEGLSKLKQPSTEKVWGALFKYPIATVHQIVNDTSLAPVTIRKSLNELVHLKMIYGDDRKRNRRFYHYDLIRIMND
- a CDS encoding type II toxin-antitoxin system RelE/ParE family toxin; amino-acid sequence: MTIYLEKTMMHYDLITSSATKKFIKKMKDKPLKEKFKSAFKEIQLDPFYVGEPKKGDLAGVYGYDIKHNGTSYEVAYAIEEDENGNVVLVILAGTREQFYEELKRYIKGSKIHKN
- a CDS encoding AbrB/MazE/SpoVT family DNA-binding domain-containing protein; translation: MVMIQKEAERAAMPNRPRKAKRIAVSSKRQISIPKEFYDQLNIGEEVSLELYGNHLILKPISENFDDFSEDILGDLIREGYQGEDLMVEFKHRKSQIGNAVDKLVADTKYSGEKTTIDDLFGEDDDAL
- a CDS encoding helix-turn-helix domain-containing protein, yielding MTREQFKRSYGQYIQNQRNIQELSQEELAYQIGISTEAIGRIERGITSPSLTSSLLLEEKLHLDHTYIKNLLHHSSDSES
- a CDS encoding competence protein ComK — encoded protein: MLKISTFYQINRNTLAILPAMTVDYQAIVRETKRELLVQQTPLTIIKTNCIAGAASYQGRQKAASKLIGSTRKVPILIYERAQIYAFPTQSPSNFSCSWVFAKHIHKIIEHPQARSKQTQSTIIFRNGTTIDFEESAYQLQNQLTRTLKLHYAIKDANLQPV
- the tnpA gene encoding IS66 family insertion sequence element accessory protein TnpA, whose translation is MSDKQLEWEASMDQWSDSGLSMAAWYRKKNINIHQMYYWKRKFDQQTDNISSSNWLEISHSANIDEHSSIIIKIDKLSVEVKPQVDRQLVSDVLHLL